From Paenibacillus sp. V4I7, one genomic window encodes:
- a CDS encoding transcriptional regulator, with translation MKFEQAFEAFMTSQIALEKYGRRRERLERGLGYGEMEFLRSVWYPAVGHFDHLYPEWEVRDFANGYRYLDFAYRPGDAKGVIEIQGYSSHARDLELWRFKDLCLRHCHLALDGWLVMPIAYPSIVETPKQCQQLILSFVGKFISSNVPESLSWIESETVRFARRLLRPFSPSDLSAHLQVSTRHARTVLHLLCEKQLLIISRGQERARMYQLNL, from the coding sequence GCATTAGAGAAGTACGGACGCAGACGAGAACGATTAGAGCGGGGGCTCGGATATGGAGAAATGGAATTTCTGCGCTCCGTCTGGTATCCGGCAGTAGGACATTTCGACCATCTTTACCCTGAATGGGAGGTGCGCGACTTCGCGAACGGCTACCGCTATTTGGACTTTGCTTATAGGCCAGGGGATGCTAAGGGTGTGATTGAGATCCAAGGCTACAGCTCCCACGCACGCGATCTTGAGCTATGGAGATTCAAAGACCTCTGTCTCCGGCATTGCCATCTTGCTTTGGATGGCTGGCTGGTGATGCCAATCGCCTACCCATCCATTGTTGAGACTCCGAAGCAGTGTCAGCAGCTTATTCTTTCGTTCGTAGGTAAATTCATCTCATCCAATGTACCAGAGTCACTCTCTTGGATTGAAAGCGAAACAGTCCGATTCGCGCGGAGACTATTGCGCCCATTCTCCCCTTCAGACCTTTCCGCTCATCTCCAAGTAAGCACAAGACACGCCAGAACTGTCTTACACCTCTTATGCGAAAAGCAGCTATTAATTATATCGCGCGGACAAGAGCGGGCTCGGATGTACCAGCTTAATTTATAA
- the pruA gene encoding L-glutamate gamma-semialdehyde dehydrogenase: MNTFTKVSMYANEPFTDFGLEENVKAMQAAIANVKSELGREYPLYIGTEKIVTDAKITSINPGNVDEIIGYVSKADQKLAEKAMNVALETFETWKKVPARERAEYLFKAAALMRDRKHEFSALMILESGKNYVEADVDTAEAIDFIEFYAREMIRLSQINETQPLAKIPGENNQISYIPLGVGVIIPPWNFPLAICVGMTIAAVVSGNTVLVKPASTTPVIAHKFVALMEEVGLPAGVINFIPGSGAEVGDYLTTHPKTRFISFTGSKEIGLRINKLAADVAPGQIWIKRVIAEMGGKDGIVVDETADLDAAAAAIVASAFGFQGQKCSAGSRAIIVESVYDIVVDKVVALTNQLQSGLPEHNFAAGPVIDKGSYDKILDYIEIGKTEGTLLAGGNKAEGNGYYIQPTVFGDVSGKARVMQEEIFGPVLAIAKAKDWKEAIAMYNDTEFGLTGSYFSTNEERISEALDTVHCGNLYINRKCTGALVGVHPFGGFNMSGTDSKAGGYDYLMLLTQAKLTSRKI, encoded by the coding sequence ATGAATACATTTACGAAGGTTAGTATGTATGCAAATGAGCCATTTACTGATTTTGGTCTAGAGGAAAATGTGAAGGCGATGCAAGCTGCCATTGCCAATGTGAAAAGTGAGCTGGGGCGCGAATACCCGCTATATATCGGTACTGAGAAAATTGTAACTGATGCTAAGATCACTTCGATTAACCCGGGGAATGTAGACGAAATCATTGGATACGTTAGCAAAGCGGATCAGAAACTTGCTGAAAAAGCGATGAACGTTGCCCTCGAAACATTCGAAACTTGGAAAAAGGTTCCCGCTAGAGAGCGTGCGGAATATTTATTTAAAGCTGCTGCGCTAATGCGTGATCGTAAGCATGAATTCTCAGCGTTGATGATTCTGGAATCAGGCAAAAACTACGTTGAAGCGGATGTAGATACTGCTGAAGCGATTGATTTCATCGAGTTCTACGCGCGCGAAATGATTCGTTTGAGCCAAATCAACGAGACGCAGCCGTTAGCCAAAATTCCCGGTGAAAACAACCAAATTAGTTATATCCCATTAGGCGTAGGCGTTATTATCCCGCCATGGAATTTTCCACTAGCGATTTGTGTAGGAATGACCATTGCGGCGGTTGTTTCTGGTAACACTGTTTTGGTGAAGCCAGCTTCAACAACGCCTGTTATTGCTCACAAATTCGTGGCTCTTATGGAGGAAGTTGGACTTCCTGCTGGCGTAATTAATTTCATTCCAGGAAGCGGTGCGGAAGTAGGAGACTATTTAACGACACATCCGAAGACTCGTTTCATTAGCTTTACGGGTTCCAAAGAGATTGGTTTGCGCATCAACAAGTTGGCCGCGGACGTGGCGCCAGGTCAAATTTGGATTAAGCGTGTGATTGCGGAAATGGGCGGCAAAGACGGTATTGTCGTGGACGAAACAGCGGATCTCGACGCGGCTGCCGCTGCGATTGTGGCTTCAGCCTTCGGCTTCCAAGGGCAGAAATGCTCAGCTGGTTCACGTGCTATCATTGTTGAATCTGTTTACGACATAGTGGTAGACAAAGTAGTTGCTCTGACGAACCAGCTGCAAAGCGGCCTGCCTGAGCACAATTTCGCAGCAGGTCCGGTCATTGATAAAGGTTCCTATGATAAAATTTTAGATTACATTGAAATTGGGAAAACCGAAGGAACACTGCTTGCAGGTGGTAATAAGGCCGAAGGAAACGGCTATTACATTCAGCCAACTGTGTTCGGCGATGTAAGCGGCAAAGCGCGTGTTATGCAGGAAGAGATCTTCGGACCAGTCTTGGCTATCGCTAAAGCGAAGGATTGGAAAGAAGCCATCGCGATGTACAATGATACGGAATTTGGTTTGACGGGCTCTTACTTCTCCACGAATGAGGAGCGGATTTCTGAGGCATTAGACACTGTTCACTGCGGCAACTTGTACATTAATCGCAAATGCACAGGCGCATTGGTGGGTGTACATCCATTCGGCGGCTTCAATATGTCGGGAACAGATTCCAAAGCAGGCGGTTACGATTACCTCATGCTTCTCACACAAGCGAAACTGACTTCACGCAAAATATAA
- a CDS encoding proline dehydrogenase, translating into MELLMKSMFQSLGKSRTANRLAKKYGLRFGAARFVAGETIQQSIEAVRALNQDGRVATLDHLGEFVFSEEEALESAAMCIQTLDAIASSGVQSNLSLKMTSLGLDISKELCVNNMKRILDCARQHGNFVRIDMEDYAHCQISLDIYRELRQEYDNVGIVIQAYLFRTMQDIDDLHALGANLRLVKGAYKESPQVAFPEKSDVDENYKKIIQKHLLNGHYTAIASHDEAIIHFTKEFVSSNRISIEQFEFQMLYGICEDLQKQLVKEGYRVRVYVPYGVDWFGYFMRRLAERPANVWFVLKNMFK; encoded by the coding sequence ATGGAACTTCTGATGAAAAGTATGTTTCAATCTTTAGGCAAAAGCCGCACTGCTAATCGATTAGCCAAAAAGTATGGTTTACGCTTTGGTGCAGCGCGTTTTGTAGCGGGAGAGACCATCCAGCAATCCATCGAAGCTGTGCGCGCGCTTAATCAAGATGGCCGTGTAGCGACCCTGGACCATTTGGGTGAGTTCGTCTTTAGTGAAGAAGAAGCGTTGGAATCAGCTGCCATGTGTATTCAAACGCTAGATGCGATTGCTAGTTCAGGCGTCCAATCCAATCTTTCGCTTAAAATGACTTCACTTGGGCTAGATATCAGCAAAGAGCTTTGTGTAAACAACATGAAACGTATTCTTGATTGTGCTCGTCAGCATGGAAATTTCGTGCGAATTGATATGGAGGATTATGCGCATTGTCAAATCTCCCTTGATATCTACCGAGAGCTTCGACAAGAATATGACAACGTAGGCATTGTCATTCAAGCTTATTTGTTCCGTACTATGCAGGATATCGATGATTTACATGCACTCGGAGCCAATTTGCGCCTTGTGAAAGGTGCTTATAAGGAATCTCCGCAAGTTGCTTTTCCAGAAAAAAGTGACGTTGATGAAAATTATAAAAAAATCATTCAAAAACATCTTCTGAACGGTCACTATACAGCTATTGCTAGTCATGATGAGGCAATCATTCATTTTACCAAAGAATTTGTAAGTTCAAATCGTATCTCCATCGAACAGTTTGAATTCCAGATGCTTTATGGGATTTGTGAAGATTTGCAAAAGCAATTAGTGAAAGAAGGATATCGGGTTCGTGTCTATGTCCCTTACGGTGTAGATTGGTTCGGATATTTCATGAGAAGGTTAGCAGAGCGTCCAGCGAATGTCTGGTTTGTTCTGAAAAATATGTTTAAATAA
- a CDS encoding sigma-54-dependent Fis family transcriptional regulator, protein MFINEHIPLNNPILTLPVETTLEELSSYLNNGTAAITHWHDEICLFTPEDAGLMTAFSARNIQELVASSKYFVPAIITMDENTPLPLVPQRTNRPVLFKNKDGSIRGYSVLSTYLNFALSELQKWSAYFNALADTVTDAVTVVDRAGAVICWNSVAEDLYHLPAVDILGKRIGEHFDIETLMVLKILDEGRMIRNTYHRPRPDTHVLINASPIRDAQGHIIGGIATEQDITQLVRLNEQLTTVDSFGLPQKDQAEDLFTLIKGKGPAIGKVIQWAKKVAATETPVLLIGESGVGKEQLAHIIHQSSSRSEQPFLTINCGIVPTGLLEAELFGYQGGAFTGSDSGQAGKLELAKDGTLFINEIEKLPLELQAKLYHYITQQTIVRSGGSQPISVRTRIIIATTQDLASKLVNQEFRSDLYYALNVISIRIPPLRDRTEDIPAMVQMYLKQFSLQYQKPVPTLSPEVILALTNYSWPGNIQELKNVIERCIILNDEDLITLEHLPVTLQEQQPSLTSSETDTAANSLKAKVSDVEEIHLIEEALTKTAGNKSAAAKLLGISRGTLYNKMKEYQLE, encoded by the coding sequence ATGTTCATTAATGAACACATTCCGTTGAACAACCCTATTCTCACACTCCCTGTTGAAACAACGCTTGAAGAGCTTTCTTCCTATTTAAACAATGGGACGGCTGCTATCACCCATTGGCACGATGAGATATGTTTATTTACACCGGAAGATGCAGGCCTTATGACGGCCTTTTCCGCTAGAAACATCCAAGAATTGGTAGCAAGCAGCAAATACTTTGTACCCGCGATTATTACTATGGACGAAAACACCCCTTTGCCGCTTGTGCCTCAACGAACAAATCGACCGGTACTTTTCAAAAATAAGGATGGATCCATCAGGGGATACTCCGTTTTATCCACGTATCTCAATTTCGCCCTTTCCGAGCTGCAAAAGTGGTCTGCCTATTTCAATGCACTCGCGGATACCGTCACCGATGCTGTCACGGTCGTTGATCGAGCTGGCGCTGTGATCTGCTGGAATTCCGTCGCCGAGGATCTATATCATCTTCCGGCAGTAGATATTTTGGGGAAACGCATTGGCGAACACTTTGATATCGAAACACTGATGGTACTGAAAATTTTGGACGAAGGCCGAATGATTCGTAATACCTACCACCGTCCTCGGCCGGATACCCACGTCCTTATTAATGCGTCACCGATCAGAGATGCTCAAGGGCATATCATTGGGGGCATTGCGACCGAGCAGGATATCACACAATTGGTACGATTAAACGAACAATTAACAACAGTCGATTCTTTCGGACTACCGCAAAAAGATCAGGCTGAAGATCTCTTTACCTTAATCAAAGGAAAAGGACCTGCTATCGGCAAAGTCATCCAATGGGCCAAGAAGGTAGCAGCAACAGAAACACCCGTCCTCCTGATTGGAGAATCGGGTGTTGGCAAAGAGCAGCTCGCTCATATTATCCATCAGTCAAGTTCAAGATCCGAGCAGCCTTTCTTGACAATCAATTGCGGCATCGTTCCCACAGGTTTATTGGAAGCCGAATTATTTGGCTATCAAGGGGGCGCCTTCACGGGCAGTGATAGTGGACAAGCTGGTAAGTTGGAGCTAGCCAAAGACGGCACCTTGTTTATTAATGAAATCGAAAAGCTTCCATTAGAGCTTCAAGCTAAGCTTTACCATTACATTACTCAGCAAACGATCGTTCGCTCCGGAGGAAGTCAACCTATCAGCGTGCGTACCCGAATCATAATTGCGACTACACAAGATTTAGCAAGCAAGCTAGTCAATCAAGAATTCCGCTCGGATCTGTATTATGCGCTCAACGTGATTTCCATTAGGATTCCGCCTTTACGGGATAGAACCGAAGACATTCCTGCGATGGTCCAAATGTATCTCAAACAGTTTTCACTGCAATACCAGAAGCCTGTTCCCACACTTTCGCCAGAGGTCATCTTGGCTTTGACCAACTATTCATGGCCAGGAAACATCCAAGAATTGAAAAATGTCATCGAACGATGCATCATTCTTAATGATGAAGACTTGATCACCTTGGAACATTTACCAGTCACTTTACAGGAGCAGCAGCCAAGTCTTACTTCTTCAGAGACAGATACTGCGGCGAATTCATTAAAAGCAAAGGTATCTGATGTGGAAGAAATACACCTGATTGAAGAAGCTCTGACCAAAACGGCAGGCAATAAAAGCGCAGCTGCCAAACTGCTCGGCATCTCCCGCGGTACCCTTTACAACAAGATGAAGGAATATCAACTGGAGTGA
- the chrA gene encoding chromate efflux transporter: MDTAAKPQQSKRKALLEVFLVSTKLGLTSFGGPIAHLGYFHNEYIQKRKWMDEKSYADLVALCQFLPGPASSQVGVGIGTIRAGLLGGAAAWLGFTLPSIILLLLFSLLMKAMDVSSTGWIHGLKIVAVAIVAQAVLSMGKKLASDKSTASIAIAAASVTLLWQTVYSQVVIIVLAGLIGLFAFKTVSNLDNSTIQVRVHRSIAIFCLILYALLLLLLPIFSGLWHSQLLSLFDSFYRVGSLVFGGGHVILPLLEREVVPQGWVSKEVFLAGYGATQAVPGPLFTFGTYLGAVFDGFRGAVVGTLAIFLPAYLLIIGALPFWNSLRTNVKIQSAFVGINAAVVGILLAALYNPLWTTAIIRPYDFALVIVLFGLLVFWKLPPWCIVLLGAAAGEALYYL; encoded by the coding sequence TTGGACACCGCTGCAAAACCACAGCAAAGTAAACGAAAAGCATTGCTTGAAGTATTTCTCGTATCAACAAAATTAGGGTTGACGTCCTTCGGTGGACCTATTGCCCATCTGGGCTATTTTCACAACGAATATATTCAGAAACGTAAATGGATGGATGAGAAAAGCTACGCCGATCTCGTTGCTCTATGCCAGTTTCTCCCAGGTCCAGCCAGCAGTCAGGTTGGTGTTGGTATCGGTACCATTCGGGCCGGATTGTTGGGAGGCGCAGCTGCTTGGCTAGGATTTACGCTACCTTCTATTATCCTTTTACTACTCTTTTCCCTACTGATGAAAGCAATGGATGTGAGCAGCACCGGTTGGATCCACGGTCTCAAAATCGTCGCCGTTGCCATCGTCGCACAGGCTGTTCTCAGCATGGGAAAAAAGCTAGCGTCAGATAAAAGCACGGCCTCCATAGCTATTGCGGCAGCTTCGGTAACCTTACTATGGCAAACGGTTTATAGCCAAGTTGTTATTATTGTACTCGCCGGACTCATCGGACTATTTGCCTTCAAAACCGTTTCGAACCTAGATAACAGCACCATTCAAGTGCGCGTTCATCGCTCAATAGCGATCTTTTGCTTGATTCTTTATGCATTGCTGCTCCTGCTTCTTCCAATTTTCAGCGGTTTATGGCACTCGCAGCTCTTATCCCTTTTCGATTCGTTTTATCGGGTCGGTTCCTTGGTCTTCGGCGGCGGCCATGTCATTCTCCCCCTTTTGGAACGCGAAGTTGTCCCGCAAGGTTGGGTTAGTAAAGAAGTCTTCCTGGCTGGCTATGGGGCTACGCAGGCAGTTCCGGGTCCGCTTTTTACATTCGGCACATATTTGGGTGCTGTGTTTGACGGATTTAGAGGGGCTGTCGTGGGAACCTTGGCCATTTTCCTGCCAGCTTATCTTCTGATTATAGGGGCCTTGCCTTTTTGGAATTCATTACGAACAAATGTCAAAATCCAAAGTGCTTTTGTAGGCATTAATGCGGCCGTTGTCGGTATCCTGCTCGCGGCACTTTATAACCCGCTTTGGACAACTGCTATTATTCGTCCTTATGATTTTGCATTGGTTATCGTGTTATTTGGCCTGCTGGTGTTCTGGAAATTACCGCCTTGGTGCATCGTCCTCTTAGGGGCTGCTGCGGGTGAAGCTTTGTATTATTTATAA
- a CDS encoding sulfatase-like hydrolase/transferase: protein MTKLAQRPNILIIMVDQLRYDCLGYSGLTPVLTPHIDRLAAGGMWFNRAYTPIPVCGPARQSFVCGRRAEAFGGLWNFKLGLKVSALEPTAYSWARSLQEAGYRNGYIGKWDVHPTNDPTCYGYDEFVPSDERYRTWLQEAYPGLAYTSGYFGETDPLPLADTRTHRTGEMAAVLMRQLSKGGSPWHLRVNFQEPHLPCHPTAVFAEKYAIESIPMWGSFSETFADKPYIQEQQLRNWQIENLDWEDWAPIVARYYAIISQLDDAIGRLLEELDLLGESQDTVVIFTSDHGDMCGGHRMLDKHYVMYEDVVKVPLIIRWPSVIPSGRRCDEFVQSLLDLPPTLLEIGCSTSPPDHRFHGESLLPLLRGTQPADWRNEVVTTYNGGQFGLYTQRMIRSKEWKYVWNSTDVDELYDMIDDPYELRNVIQHPANKSIVLELRKRLYDILHRDDDGLVHNPWMRDQLIKGRKK, encoded by the coding sequence TTGACTAAGCTGGCGCAACGGCCCAATATTCTGATCATTATGGTCGATCAGCTAAGGTATGATTGTCTTGGTTATAGTGGGTTAACCCCTGTCTTAACGCCACATATAGACCGGCTTGCTGCCGGGGGCATGTGGTTCAACCGTGCCTACACCCCAATTCCTGTATGCGGCCCAGCAAGACAATCGTTCGTATGCGGCAGGCGAGCTGAAGCCTTCGGCGGACTTTGGAATTTCAAACTTGGCTTGAAGGTAAGTGCACTCGAGCCCACTGCCTATTCGTGGGCTCGCTCCTTACAGGAGGCGGGTTATCGCAATGGTTATATCGGAAAGTGGGATGTTCATCCAACTAATGACCCTACCTGTTATGGGTATGACGAGTTTGTTCCTAGTGATGAAAGATACCGCACATGGCTGCAGGAGGCTTATCCGGGGCTGGCTTACACTAGTGGTTACTTCGGAGAAACGGATCCTCTACCACTAGCGGATACTCGAACACACCGAACAGGAGAAATGGCAGCAGTGTTAATGAGGCAGTTGTCCAAGGGAGGCTCCCCTTGGCATCTTCGAGTGAATTTCCAAGAGCCCCATCTGCCGTGCCATCCGACAGCAGTATTTGCTGAAAAGTATGCCATAGAGAGCATTCCGATGTGGGGCAGCTTCAGCGAAACGTTCGCTGATAAGCCTTATATTCAAGAGCAGCAGCTTCGGAATTGGCAGATCGAGAACTTAGACTGGGAGGACTGGGCACCTATCGTCGCCCGTTATTACGCTATCATTAGTCAATTGGATGATGCCATAGGCAGACTTTTAGAGGAGCTAGATTTGTTGGGGGAAAGCCAGGATACGGTCGTGATTTTCACATCCGATCACGGGGACATGTGCGGTGGACATCGGATGTTGGATAAACACTATGTGATGTATGAGGATGTCGTGAAAGTTCCCCTCATTATACGTTGGCCAAGTGTCATCCCCTCTGGCAGACGCTGTGATGAATTCGTACAATCCTTGTTGGATCTGCCGCCGACACTGTTAGAGATCGGTTGTTCAACTTCGCCACCTGATCATCGGTTTCACGGAGAATCCTTATTGCCATTGCTTCGCGGCACCCAACCTGCCGATTGGAGGAATGAAGTCGTCACGACTTACAATGGTGGGCAATTTGGGCTCTACACACAGCGAATGATTCGCAGCAAAGAATGGAAATACGTTTGGAATTCTACGGATGTCGATGAACTCTACGATATGATCGACGACCCGTACGAACTTCGAAACGTCATTCAGCATCCTGCAAACAAAAGTATTGTTCTGGAGCTTCGCAAGCGGTTGTATGATATTCTGCATCGAGATGACGACGGCTTAGTACATAATCCATGGATGCGTGATCAATTGATCAAAGGACGAAAAAAGTGA
- a CDS encoding sulfatase, whose translation MNIVFISLDTLRATRLGCYGYAKPTSPYMDQIAAQGALFERAYAADIPTEVAHTGIFTGKVGLRTGVVAHGSPLTHLPKKEAWLPSLMQNNGFTTAAVDNLYQLKEWFARGYRYYINSVGKKRSIDGKTINQLAFQWIREHKQEDFFLFLHYWDPHTPYQPPENYISPFYEQGRDPYDPANRSMQAAYNHAAYPFFKHHHYDLLGPVTDATYVNALYDAEVRYLDDRLRELDERLIAEGLYEDTLLILFGDHGESLTEHDIYWDHCGLYETTVQVPMIMRYPRRIPAGRRVKGLVQQVDMMPTILEAAGIKAPPSLDGRSLWPSLRGEADGTHDFVYLSECAWQASRGVVTKNYKFIRTLDSGPFVRPHRELYDLRSDPEEVRNVAESSAPIANDLAYRLDEWVAQMLNGRIDPMLTQMDAGLPFRNRIHEILQQYGLTWSEWMQDPRRERFDEASAAARHEGRHSI comes from the coding sequence ATGAATATCGTCTTCATCTCTTTGGACACCCTTCGCGCTACTCGGTTGGGCTGCTACGGTTATGCGAAGCCTACGTCACCGTACATGGATCAAATAGCCGCCCAAGGAGCGTTATTTGAAAGAGCCTATGCGGCTGATATTCCGACTGAAGTGGCCCACACCGGCATTTTCACGGGAAAAGTTGGCTTACGAACGGGGGTTGTCGCTCACGGTTCGCCGCTAACTCACCTGCCTAAGAAGGAAGCGTGGCTCCCGTCTCTTATGCAAAACAATGGGTTCACGACAGCAGCAGTCGATAATTTATATCAACTGAAGGAATGGTTCGCAAGAGGATATCGGTATTACATTAATTCGGTAGGCAAGAAGCGCAGCATTGACGGAAAAACCATAAATCAATTGGCATTTCAATGGATTCGTGAGCATAAGCAGGAAGATTTCTTTCTATTTCTTCATTATTGGGATCCACATACGCCTTATCAGCCACCGGAAAACTATATTTCACCGTTCTATGAGCAGGGCCGCGATCCGTATGATCCTGCGAATCGCAGTATGCAAGCCGCATATAATCATGCGGCTTACCCTTTTTTCAAGCACCATCATTATGATTTATTAGGTCCTGTGACGGACGCTACCTATGTAAATGCATTGTATGATGCGGAAGTTCGTTATCTCGATGATCGTCTGCGCGAGCTTGATGAACGACTTATTGCAGAGGGGTTATATGAGGACACCCTGTTGATTTTGTTCGGAGATCATGGTGAAAGCTTGACGGAGCATGATATTTATTGGGATCATTGCGGTCTCTATGAGACGACGGTTCAAGTCCCGATGATCATGAGATACCCGAGACGAATTCCAGCCGGACGCAGAGTCAAAGGGTTAGTCCAGCAGGTGGACATGATGCCTACGATATTAGAAGCCGCCGGGATTAAGGCGCCTCCTTCGTTGGATGGCCGCAGCTTGTGGCCTAGCTTAAGGGGAGAAGCTGATGGGACGCATGACTTCGTTTACTTGAGTGAATGTGCTTGGCAGGCCAGCAGAGGCGTGGTTACGAAGAATTATAAATTTATCCGCACGTTAGACTCTGGGCCTTTTGTGCGTCCACATAGAGAGCTATATGATCTGCGCTCCGATCCAGAGGAAGTGAGGAATGTAGCCGAAAGCTCCGCTCCTATTGCGAATGATCTTGCTTATCGCTTGGATGAGTGGGTTGCGCAAATGCTAAATGGACGTATAGATCCTATGCTGACACAGATGGATGCAGGACTCCCGTTCCGGAATAGAATCCATGAGATACTACAGCAGTATGGCCTGACTTGGTCGGAATGGATGCAAGATCCAAGGCGTGAGCGATTCGATGAAGCGTCCGCAGCCGCCCGACATGAGGGGAGGCATTCGATTTGA
- the cysC gene encoding adenylyl-sulfate kinase, which translates to MSEQGEVLWFTGLSGSGKSTTACALVEPLRAYGRKVELLDGDELRKTISQGLGFSREDRNTNIRRIVYMCKLLSRNGVIVIVSAITPYEEMREYARAELPGYVEIFVDCPLEECERRDVKGLYAKARKAEIPQFTGIGDPYELPEQPDIVIRTHVDELESNVALIMDFMATKIGRGESV; encoded by the coding sequence ATGAGTGAACAAGGGGAGGTACTATGGTTTACAGGTCTTTCAGGTTCAGGAAAATCAACGACGGCTTGTGCCTTGGTTGAACCACTACGCGCTTACGGCCGTAAGGTTGAGCTGTTGGATGGAGACGAACTTCGTAAGACGATATCCCAAGGTCTCGGCTTTAGTCGTGAGGATCGTAACACAAATATCAGAAGAATTGTATATATGTGCAAGTTGTTATCTCGCAACGGGGTTATCGTTATTGTATCGGCGATTACCCCCTATGAGGAAATGAGAGAATATGCCCGCGCCGAGCTGCCCGGATATGTCGAAATATTCGTTGATTGCCCACTAGAAGAATGTGAACGACGTGATGTGAAAGGATTATATGCCAAAGCTAGAAAAGCGGAAATTCCACAATTTACGGGCATTGGAGATCCTTATGAGTTGCCGGAGCAGCCTGACATCGTGATCCGTACGCATGTTGACGAGCTCGAGAGCAACGTAGCCTTAATCATGGACTTCATGGCCACGAAAATAGGTCGGGGTGAGTCTGTATGA
- a CDS encoding Gfo/Idh/MocA family protein, translating into MLKVAVIGVNHIGRIHCRCYKEHPEVELTAICDLNRELADSVAAQFGAKAYYDVDTMLEVEQIDIVSVATGGIENGSHHREPVMKAIAAGKDVLVEKPISNSLEEAREMVQFAKEKGVRFGCNLNHRFTPAARKAKEWIAAGDIGHQLFVNMKLTIGNPNESSPWIHLRALHPHSLDVMRYFAGNVRRVQAFLTKGPSRSVWSTASINLEFASGAVGHLMGSYDMFGVHPIEACEVAGDQGRFVLDNVYESLTYYPHRQEELRVYRNSIMTGMRGFEDTFRLRLGAFILEVKEGISPDQVAASGEDALAVQEIIEAAIRSHLANGTVIEVS; encoded by the coding sequence ATGCTGAAGGTAGCTGTTATCGGCGTCAATCACATCGGCCGTATTCATTGCCGCTGCTATAAGGAACACCCAGAGGTTGAACTGACCGCGATTTGTGATCTGAACCGGGAACTTGCGGATTCGGTTGCCGCGCAGTTTGGAGCGAAGGCTTATTATGATGTTGATACGATGCTGGAAGTCGAACAGATTGATATCGTTAGCGTCGCTACCGGCGGGATAGAAAATGGCTCTCACCATAGAGAGCCTGTTATGAAGGCAATTGCTGCCGGAAAAGACGTCCTGGTCGAGAAGCCGATTTCGAACAGCTTGGAAGAAGCGAGAGAAATGGTTCAATTTGCAAAGGAAAAGGGAGTTCGTTTTGGTTGTAATCTCAACCATCGGTTCACTCCAGCGGCAAGGAAAGCGAAGGAATGGATCGCTGCAGGCGACATTGGCCACCAGCTCTTTGTGAACATGAAGCTCACCATCGGCAATCCGAATGAATCCAGTCCTTGGATACATTTGCGGGCACTGCATCCTCATTCGTTGGATGTCATGCGATATTTTGCCGGAAATGTTCGGCGAGTTCAAGCATTTCTGACTAAGGGGCCTAGCCGCTCGGTTTGGTCAACGGCTTCCATTAACTTAGAGTTTGCCTCTGGTGCAGTAGGCCATTTGATGGGCAGCTATGACATGTTTGGTGTTCATCCTATTGAGGCTTGTGAAGTGGCAGGCGACCAAGGGAGGTTCGTTCTTGATAATGTCTATGAATCGCTCACTTATTATCCTCATAGGCAGGAAGAGCTGCGGGTATATCGCAATTCCATCATGACAGGAATGCGAGGCTTCGAGGATACGTTTCGGCTCCGACTGGGTGCTTTTATTCTAGAAGTGAAGGAGGGTATTTCCCCTGATCAAGTCGCCGCTTCTGGTGAGGATGCCCTTGCCGTCCAAGAAATAATAGAAGCGGCTATTCGTTCTCATCTTGCGAATGGTACAGTTATTGAAGTTTCCTGA